One stretch of Flavobacterium sp. 9 DNA includes these proteins:
- a CDS encoding MotA/TolQ/ExbB proton channel family protein — MANVKVKKESTSNGGGMITGIIIVACILVGVFIWKVIMGDASNFEGGNPETGHPINTLGQVYKGGFIVPVLLGMFLMVVVFSIERFIVIGKAAGKSNLDAFMKNVQGSIKEGNIEAAIASCDKQQGSVANAIKSALIKYQDVKKEGFNSEEASEVIHKEIEEATSLEMPMLEKNMTIISTLVSLGTLGGLLGTVSGMIKAFGALASAGTPDQAALATGISEALINTATGISTSILAIVSYNFFTAKIDDLTYSIDEAGTTIVNTYRRFRGSLKQ; from the coding sequence ATGGCAAACGTTAAAGTTAAAAAAGAAAGCACTTCAAATGGAGGAGGAATGATTACTGGAATCATTATTGTTGCGTGTATTTTAGTTGGGGTGTTTATTTGGAAAGTAATCATGGGAGATGCGTCTAACTTCGAGGGAGGTAATCCAGAAACTGGTCATCCGATCAATACATTAGGTCAAGTATATAAAGGAGGTTTCATCGTACCAGTATTATTAGGTATGTTTTTAATGGTTGTTGTTTTTTCTATTGAAAGATTTATCGTTATCGGTAAAGCTGCTGGTAAATCTAACTTAGATGCATTCATGAAAAATGTACAAGGAAGTATTAAAGAAGGAAACATCGAGGCTGCTATCGCTTCATGTGACAAACAACAAGGTTCAGTTGCAAACGCAATTAAATCTGCTTTGATTAAATATCAAGATGTTAAAAAAGAAGGTTTCAACAGTGAAGAAGCTTCAGAAGTAATCCACAAAGAAATCGAAGAGGCAACTTCATTAGAAATGCCAATGTTAGAAAAAAATATGACTATTATCTCTACTTTAGTATCATTAGGAACTTTAGGAGGATTATTAGGAACTGTATCAGGTATGATTAAAGCGTTTGGTGCGTTAGCTTCTGCTGGAACTCCTGACCAAGCTGCTCTTGCAACAGGTATCTCTGAGGCACTTATCAACACTGCAACAGGTATCTCTACTTCTATCTTAGCTATCGTTTCTTACAACTTCTTTACTGCTAAGATTGATGATTTAACTTACTCTATCGATGAGGCTGGTACTACAATCGTGAATACTTACAGAAGATTCAGAGGAAGTTTGAAACAATAA
- a CDS encoding PstS family phosphate ABC transporter substrate-binding protein — MLKYSKVFGLVVFVFLFAMCNQKSKNDSDKETILKGKMDITVDETVKPIVDDQIAVFEGTYYGAHISVTPKSEAELINDLLNQKAKVAVTTRDLTTEEKARFEKSKINPRVTKFATDAIALISNKSNNDTLIALKSVIDFMQGKADPRIKGLVFDNPNSSTVRYMKELAKVKNIPATGVFSFKTNDEVIKFVSENDGMIGIVGVNWLSQPSPSMIEPIKKINILSVKGLKDDKYYDPSQSDLILGKYPLARDLFIINCQGYSGLGMGFASFIAGDIGQRIILKSGLMPVRTPGRKLKIRSQIINENEKE; from the coding sequence ATGTTAAAATATAGTAAAGTTTTTGGTTTGGTTGTTTTTGTCTTTTTGTTTGCCATGTGTAACCAAAAAAGCAAGAATGATTCTGATAAAGAAACGATCTTAAAAGGAAAAATGGATATTACAGTTGATGAAACTGTAAAACCAATTGTAGATGATCAAATTGCTGTTTTTGAAGGAACTTATTATGGAGCTCATATTTCGGTAACACCTAAGTCAGAAGCAGAACTTATAAATGACTTGTTAAATCAGAAAGCAAAAGTAGCTGTAACAACAAGAGATTTAACAACAGAAGAAAAAGCCAGATTTGAAAAAAGCAAGATAAATCCTAGAGTAACTAAGTTTGCAACTGATGCGATTGCTTTAATTTCAAACAAGAGCAATAATGATACATTAATTGCGTTGAAAAGTGTAATTGATTTTATGCAGGGTAAAGCTGATCCGAGAATTAAAGGTTTGGTATTTGATAATCCAAATTCAAGTACTGTGCGTTATATGAAAGAATTAGCTAAAGTTAAAAATATTCCTGCAACAGGTGTTTTTTCTTTTAAAACTAACGATGAAGTTATTAAATTCGTTTCTGAGAATGATGGCATGATTGGGATAGTAGGTGTGAATTGGTTATCACAGCCTTCTCCAAGTATGATAGAGCCGATAAAAAAAATAAATATTTTAAGTGTTAAAGGCTTAAAAGATGATAAGTATTATGATCCTAGCCAAAGTGATCTTATATTGGGAAAATATCCTTTGGCACGTGATTTGTTTATTATCAATTGTCAGGGTTATTCAGGTTTAGGAATGGGGTTTGCTTCATTCATTGCCGGAGATATTGGTCAACGAATTATTTTGAAATCTGGATTAATGCCAGTTAGAACACCAGGTAGAAAACTTAAGATTAGAAGTCAAATTATAAACGAAAACGAAAAAGAATAA
- a CDS encoding 7-carboxy-7-deazaguanine synthase QueE — protein MLSKEIQLEVNKGAMLPLMEEFYTIQGEGFHTGTAAYFIRIGGCDVGCHWCDVKESWNAELHPPTSVDLIVKNASSAADTVVITGGEPLTWDMTFLTQQLKNKNLKVHIETSGAYPLTGTWDWICLSPKKNKLPTQTVYDNAHELKVIIYNKHDFIFAEEQAELVNDKAILFLQPEWSKKEEMTPLIVDYVMNNPKWRVSLQTHKYLNIP, from the coding sequence ATGTTATCAAAAGAAATACAATTAGAGGTTAATAAAGGAGCGATGTTACCTTTGATGGAAGAGTTTTACACGATTCAGGGAGAAGGTTTTCATACAGGAACTGCTGCGTACTTTATACGAATTGGAGGTTGTGATGTTGGTTGTCACTGGTGTGATGTGAAGGAAAGTTGGAATGCTGAATTACATCCGCCAACAAGTGTTGATTTAATTGTAAAAAATGCTTCAAGTGCGGCAGATACTGTTGTAATTACAGGTGGAGAACCATTAACTTGGGATATGACATTCTTAACGCAACAATTAAAGAATAAAAATTTAAAAGTTCATATAGAAACCTCAGGAGCTTATCCGTTAACCGGAACTTGGGATTGGATTTGTCTTTCTCCTAAAAAAAATAAATTACCAACTCAAACAGTTTATGATAATGCGCATGAGTTGAAAGTGATAATTTACAATAAACACGATTTTATTTTTGCAGAAGAACAAGCAGAACTTGTAAATGATAAAGCAATTTTATTCCTTCAGCCGGAATGGAGTAAAAAAGAAGAGATGACGCCGCTGATTGTTGATTATGTAATGAATAATCCAAAGTGGAGAGTTTCGCTTCAAACACATAAATATTTAAATATTCCTTAA
- a CDS encoding YkgJ family cysteine cluster protein, with amino-acid sequence MKQILNNLNKLAKDKHIENKKYFDKLKKKQPKNLDYVMQDLHDAEFKKTDCLQCANCCKTTGPLFTLADIERISKSFRQKPQQFIEQYLRIDEDKDYVLKSVPCTFLDNENYCMIYDVRPKACREFPHTDRKKFHQITDLTLKNVAICPAAYNIVEEMKKKLPL; translated from the coding sequence TTGAAACAAATTTTAAATAACTTAAATAAGTTAGCCAAAGATAAGCATATCGAAAACAAAAAGTATTTTGATAAGCTGAAAAAGAAACAACCTAAGAATTTGGATTATGTCATGCAGGATTTGCATGATGCTGAATTTAAAAAAACGGATTGTTTACAATGTGCCAATTGTTGCAAAACAACCGGGCCATTATTTACTTTGGCAGATATCGAAAGAATTTCAAAATCTTTCAGACAAAAGCCGCAACAATTCATCGAGCAATATCTTCGAATCGATGAAGACAAGGATTATGTTTTAAAAAGTGTTCCGTGTACTTTTCTGGATAATGAGAATTATTGCATGATTTATGATGTTCGTCCAAAAGCATGTCGCGAATTCCCGCATACAGACCGAAAAAAATTTCATCAAATAACAGATCTCACGCTTAAAAATGTTGCTATTTGTCCGGCAGCTTATAATATAGTAGAAGAAATGAAAAAGAAACTTCCTTTATAA
- a CDS encoding YfiT family bacillithiol transferase, which translates to MEELDLEKLKYPIGKFQAPQEYSPEYIADKIAEIESFPEKLKKETIHLTDEQLDTPYRPGGWTVRQVIHHCAESHMNCYIRLKWALTENNPVIKAYDEVLWSELNDNLNMPIQPTLTLLEGLHFRLGYIMKNLSESDLEKSFIHPENNSEYRIKQIIGSYAWHGNHHLAHITTLKKYKNWK; encoded by the coding sequence ATGGAAGAATTAGATTTAGAAAAATTAAAATATCCTATAGGGAAATTTCAAGCTCCGCAAGAGTATTCTCCTGAATATATTGCTGATAAAATTGCAGAAATCGAGTCTTTTCCAGAAAAATTAAAAAAAGAAACGATTCATTTAACTGATGAGCAACTTGACACACCATATCGTCCCGGCGGATGGACTGTTCGACAAGTGATTCATCATTGTGCAGAAAGTCATATGAATTGTTATATAAGACTAAAATGGGCTTTGACCGAAAATAATCCAGTGATAAAAGCGTATGATGAAGTATTGTGGTCTGAATTAAATGATAATTTAAATATGCCAATTCAACCCACTTTAACATTATTAGAAGGTCTACATTTTAGACTTGGCTACATAATGAAAAATTTATCAGAATCGGATTTAGAAAAATCATTTATTCATCCCGAAAACAATTCGGAATATCGAATAAAACAAATCATTGGAAGTTATGCCTGGCACGGAAATCATCATCTGGCACATATTACGACTTTAAAAAAATATAAAAACTGGAAATAA
- a CDS encoding biopolymer transporter ExbD gives MAKIKMKKKSTSTDMTAMCDVAFLLLTFFILTATAKVPEALPVDMPASVAEFKLPDTDLAIITVGKDKDGKSKVFFDIKGREIRKRTLEGMGAKFGVTFSEDDKTKFALMDDFGVPVGELKSIIAMKASDRVKADQSGIPIDSLDNQLKEWLLVSRRAAIDIDDKELQIAIKGDAKEQYPQIKKIMDILQDQKINSFNLVTGTRGKDF, from the coding sequence ATGGCTAAAATAAAAATGAAAAAAAAGTCAACATCGACAGATATGACTGCCATGTGTGATGTTGCGTTCCTTTTGCTTACGTTCTTTATTTTGACCGCTACTGCTAAGGTGCCTGAAGCACTTCCTGTAGATATGCCTGCTTCTGTTGCTGAGTTTAAATTGCCTGATACAGATTTGGCAATTATCACAGTAGGAAAAGACAAAGACGGGAAAAGCAAAGTGTTTTTTGACATCAAAGGAAGAGAGATTCGTAAAAGAACTCTTGAAGGAATGGGTGCAAAATTTGGCGTGACTTTTTCAGAAGATGATAAAACTAAATTTGCTTTAATGGATGACTTCGGTGTTCCTGTAGGAGAATTGAAAAGCATCATTGCTATGAAAGCGTCTGACAGAGTTAAAGCGGATCAAAGTGGAATTCCAATCGATTCTTTAGATAATCAATTAAAAGAATGGTTGTTAGTTTCAAGAAGAGCTGCAATTGACATTGATGATAAAGAATTGCAAATTGCAATTAAAGGAGATGCTAAAGAACAATATCCACAAATCAAAAAGATTATGGATATTTTACAAGATCAGAAAATCAATTCCTTTAACTTAGTTACAGGTACGAGAGGAAAAGACTTTTAA
- a CDS encoding biopolymer transporter ExbD yields the protein MAELNTGDGGGGKGGKVRSKKQNSKVDLTAMVDLAFLLITFFMLTTSLSKPQSMDLSLPDKDPDSTKTVDTKVDENRTMTVILGENNKLTYYMGLLATPIAGPKDITYGKDGIRRELLKRKKSVLEYSAAKGKPKNGIIVIIKPTKKSNYRNLVDILDEMAITGVETYAIVPEFTPEENKLIEKK from the coding sequence ATGGCTGAATTAAATACCGGCGACGGTGGTGGCGGAAAAGGTGGCAAAGTAAGAAGTAAAAAGCAAAATTCGAAAGTCGATTTAACGGCTATGGTGGATTTGGCATTCTTATTGATCACATTCTTTATGTTAACCACATCGTTGTCAAAACCTCAATCGATGGATTTGTCATTGCCGGATAAAGATCCGGATTCGACTAAGACAGTAGATACTAAAGTAGATGAAAATCGTACGATGACTGTAATATTAGGAGAAAATAATAAACTGACTTATTATATGGGATTATTAGCGACTCCTATTGCTGGACCTAAAGATATTACATATGGTAAAGATGGTATTCGTAGAGAACTACTTAAAAGAAAAAAATCAGTTTTAGAATATTCTGCTGCGAAAGGGAAACCTAAAAATGGGATCATAGTTATTATCAAACCAACTAAAAAATCGAATTATCGTAATTTGGTTGATATCTTGGATGAGATGGCTATTACTGGAGTAGAAACTTATGCTATTGTTCCTGAGTTTACGCCAGAGGAAAATAAATTGATAGAGAAAAAATAA
- a CDS encoding tetratricopeptide repeat protein: MNKFKIFSLALVASASVAKAQDINQAKKAIDAEQFDKAKSLLKSIIKAKPSDGEANFVLGNIYLNQAIVDSAKIYYLNGLEAADKKNLNYIGLGQLDLDAKNAAAAKANFDLAAKDMKRKDVNEFIYIGRAYMNSTNPDYTNAVAVLKRALLIEPQNATALLAIGDAYHGANNQNDAYKSYRDAFTADPTLLRAKMQLGVLLKGAKSYEEAIKAFNEVIAIDANYGPVYRELAETYYKWARNKPSTQQVNYQKAISNYEKYLSLTDRSIDSRMRHADFLILVKDYKALEAEANKMIELDKVNPRIFRYLGYSAYENGNVDIAIKSLEDYVKVPTNKVIAKDYLYLGFAKIKKGTAADGVVDAAAFDAGLADIKKAVAMEPLAVEDLGDFGKELFTKKQYNQAAALYELSANNTESKNYLNDNVYYGISLYYANANKEKTAIDAAALAKADAAFDRVLVASPTYDEAYLYKGRINNLLEKDDLIIKNYQEYINRTSAKGAEELAKPATVKKIVESYNSIAASYANTDKAKAVEYFNKTLVLDPTNAYATQSIKALK, from the coding sequence ATGAATAAATTTAAAATTTTTAGTCTTGCCTTAGTTGCTTCAGCTTCTGTAGCAAAAGCGCAAGATATCAACCAAGCTAAGAAAGCAATCGATGCTGAGCAATTTGATAAAGCAAAGTCATTATTAAAATCAATCATCAAAGCAAAACCTTCTGATGGAGAAGCTAATTTTGTTTTAGGTAATATTTACTTGAATCAAGCTATTGTTGATTCAGCTAAAATTTATTACTTAAATGGATTGGAAGCTGCTGATAAGAAAAACTTAAATTATATTGGATTAGGACAATTAGATCTTGATGCTAAAAATGCAGCTGCAGCTAAAGCTAATTTTGATTTGGCGGCAAAAGATATGAAGCGTAAAGATGTAAATGAGTTTATTTACATTGGTAGAGCTTACATGAATTCTACAAATCCTGATTACACAAATGCTGTCGCTGTTTTGAAAAGAGCTTTGTTAATTGAGCCTCAAAATGCTACTGCACTTTTGGCTATTGGAGATGCTTATCATGGAGCAAACAATCAAAATGATGCTTACAAATCTTATCGTGATGCATTTACTGCAGATCCAACACTTTTGAGAGCAAAAATGCAATTAGGTGTTCTTTTAAAAGGTGCAAAATCTTATGAAGAAGCTATTAAAGCATTTAATGAAGTTATCGCTATAGACGCAAATTACGGACCAGTTTACAGAGAATTAGCTGAAACATATTACAAATGGGCTAGAAATAAACCATCTACTCAACAAGTAAACTATCAAAAAGCAATCTCTAACTATGAGAAATATTTAAGTCTTACTGATCGTTCTATTGATTCAAGAATGCGTCACGCAGATTTCTTGATTTTGGTAAAAGACTACAAAGCTCTTGAAGCTGAAGCTAACAAAATGATTGAGTTGGATAAAGTTAATCCTAGAATTTTTAGATATTTAGGATATTCGGCTTATGAAAACGGAAACGTTGATATTGCTATTAAATCATTAGAAGATTACGTAAAAGTTCCAACAAATAAAGTAATTGCTAAAGATTATCTTTATTTAGGATTTGCTAAAATTAAAAAAGGAACTGCTGCTGACGGTGTAGTTGATGCTGCTGCTTTTGATGCTGGTTTAGCTGATATTAAAAAAGCGGTTGCTATGGAACCTTTAGCTGTTGAAGATCTTGGAGATTTTGGAAAAGAATTGTTTACTAAAAAACAATACAATCAAGCTGCGGCTTTATATGAGTTAAGTGCAAATAATACAGAATCTAAAAATTATCTAAATGATAATGTATACTACGGTATTTCACTTTACTATGCAAATGCAAATAAAGAGAAAACTGCTATTGATGCTGCTGCTTTAGCGAAAGCTGATGCTGCATTCGACAGAGTTTTAGTTGCTTCACCAACATACGATGAAGCTTATTTATACAAAGGAAGAATCAATAACTTGTTAGAGAAAGATGATTTAATCATTAAAAACTACCAAGAGTATATCAATAGAACATCTGCTAAAGGAGCTGAAGAACTTGCAAAACCTGCAACTGTTAAAAAAATCGTAGAATCTTACAATAGTATTGCAGCAAGTTATGCTAATACAGACAAAGCTAAAGCTGTTGAGTATTTCAACAAAACTTTAGTTTTAGATCCGACTAATGCTTACGCAACACAATCTATAAAAGCTTTAAAATAG
- a CDS encoding bifunctional 2-polyprenyl-6-hydroxyphenol methylase/3-demethylubiquinol 3-O-methyltransferase UbiG, whose amino-acid sequence MKDLFGKAMFDFHTNNSPENIITETSISEEDEMSVDYLFRSYNEMPKLEQKALQLATGKTLDVGCGAGSHSLSLQNDRNLDVTAIDISEKAIETCKLRGVKNTKVQNILDFEGEKFDTIILLMNGTGIFGKLENCNKYLTKLKSLLNPGGQILLDSSDIIYMFDEDEDGGKWIPSNNDYYGELVFNISYKGEKEEPFDWLYLDYNTLQNAAIANGLKCELILEGEHYDYLAKLSI is encoded by the coding sequence ATGAAAGATCTATTTGGGAAGGCGATGTTCGACTTTCACACCAATAATTCGCCGGAAAACATAATTACAGAAACTTCAATTTCTGAAGAGGATGAAATGAGCGTTGATTATTTGTTTCGTTCTTATAACGAAATGCCAAAACTGGAGCAAAAAGCATTGCAATTGGCCACCGGAAAAACGTTAGATGTTGGTTGCGGAGCCGGAAGTCATAGTTTGTCATTACAAAATGATCGTAATTTAGATGTAACTGCAATCGATATTTCTGAAAAAGCAATCGAAACATGCAAACTCCGTGGTGTAAAAAATACGAAAGTTCAAAATATACTTGACTTTGAAGGAGAAAAATTTGATACCATTATCTTATTGATGAATGGAACTGGAATTTTTGGTAAACTAGAAAATTGCAATAAATATTTAACCAAGCTAAAATCCCTTTTAAATCCGGGAGGACAAATTTTACTGGACAGCTCTGACATCATCTATATGTTTGACGAAGATGAAGACGGCGGAAAATGGATTCCGTCTAATAATGATTATTATGGGGAACTTGTTTTTAATATTTCTTATAAAGGCGAAAAAGAAGAACCTTTTGATTGGCTTTATTTAGACTATAATACATTGCAAAATGCTGCAATCGCAAACGGACTTAAATGCGAACTTATTTTAGAAGGCGAACATTATGATTATTTAGCCAAACTTTCTATTTAA
- a CDS encoding helicase HerA-like domain-containing protein: protein MNKKENFIEDINTGYLSKGDSIILGGAILDGEPIAEAHVKIPLKTLNRHGLIAGATGTGKTKTIQVFSEQLSNAGIPVLMMDIKGDFSGIAKEGKEEGFITERHAKINIPYNVASFPVELMSLSKQNGVRLRATVSEFGPVLFSRILDLNDTQAGVVSVIFKYCDDNQMPLLDLKDIKKVINYITEEGKDEIAASYGKISTATTGTILRKIIELEQQGGDLFFGETSFETDDLMRIDENGKGYVNIIRLTDIQDKPKLFSTFMLSLLAEIYQKMPEKGDAEQPELVIFIDEAHLIFNEASKALLEQIETIVKLIRSKGVGIYFVTQNPMDVPSGVLAQLGLKIQHALRAFTANDRQAIKKTADNYPTSQYYKTDELLTNLGIGEALVTALNEKGIPTPLVATMMRAPQSRMDILTADEIEDINNKSKLVKKYVEEIDRESAYEILNKKIADAVQASAEQEEQAPTKSSKAEPSTASVVGKSVLKVVTSATFIRGVFGVLTKIFKK, encoded by the coding sequence ATGAATAAAAAAGAGAATTTCATTGAAGATATAAACACAGGTTATTTATCAAAAGGTGATAGTATTATTTTAGGAGGCGCCATTTTAGACGGAGAACCTATTGCCGAGGCACACGTCAAAATTCCTCTAAAAACCTTAAACCGCCACGGATTAATCGCTGGCGCAACCGGAACTGGGAAAACAAAAACAATACAAGTTTTTTCTGAGCAATTATCAAATGCAGGAATCCCGGTTTTAATGATGGACATAAAAGGTGATTTTAGCGGAATCGCAAAAGAAGGAAAAGAGGAAGGCTTTATTACTGAACGACATGCAAAAATAAACATACCTTATAATGTAGCTTCTTTTCCGGTTGAACTAATGTCTTTATCAAAACAAAACGGAGTTCGTTTGCGCGCGACTGTTTCTGAATTTGGACCTGTTTTATTTTCCCGAATTTTAGATTTAAATGATACTCAGGCCGGAGTTGTTTCTGTTATATTCAAATATTGCGATGACAACCAAATGCCTTTATTAGATTTAAAAGACATTAAAAAAGTCATTAATTATATTACTGAAGAAGGTAAAGATGAAATCGCTGCGAGTTATGGTAAAATCTCAACTGCAACGACCGGAACTATTTTAAGAAAAATAATTGAACTCGAACAACAAGGCGGAGATTTGTTTTTTGGAGAAACCTCTTTTGAAACTGATGATTTAATGCGTATTGACGAAAACGGAAAAGGATACGTAAATATCATTCGCTTGACGGATATTCAGGATAAACCAAAGTTATTCTCGACTTTTATGTTGAGTTTATTGGCTGAAATCTATCAAAAAATGCCAGAAAAAGGAGATGCAGAACAACCCGAATTAGTCATTTTTATTGATGAAGCGCATTTAATTTTTAATGAAGCCAGCAAAGCGCTGTTAGAACAAATTGAAACCATTGTAAAACTGATTCGTTCTAAAGGCGTTGGTATTTATTTTGTAACCCAAAATCCAATGGATGTTCCAAGTGGCGTTTTGGCACAATTAGGATTAAAAATTCAACACGCACTTAGAGCTTTTACGGCAAATGACAGACAGGCGATAAAGAAAACCGCTGATAATTATCCGACTTCTCAATATTATAAAACAGATGAATTGTTGACCAATTTAGGAATTGGAGAAGCTCTCGTTACCGCTTTGAACGAAAAAGGTATTCCAACGCCACTTGTAGCAACGATGATGCGTGCGCCACAAAGCCGAATGGATATTTTGACCGCTGACGAAATTGAAGATATAAACAACAAGTCGAAACTCGTAAAAAAATACGTTGAAGAAATAGATCGCGAAAGCGCCTATGAAATTCTAAACAAAAAAATTGCCGATGCAGTTCAAGCAAGTGCTGAGCAAGAAGAACAAGCTCCAACAAAATCATCAAAGGCAGAACCGAGCACAGCAAGTGTTGTTGGAAAATCTGTATTGAAAGTTGTAACGAGCGCTACCTTTATAAGAGGTGTTTTTGGAGTTTTGACAAAAATATTCAAGAAATAA
- a CDS encoding energy transducer TonB, whose protein sequence is MKLDIIKNQWLDIVFEGRNKIYGAYELRKSNNKTTVRALIIGSIIFSFAVAAPLIASFLPDSSEDDVNNNVKIATVKLPPKKEEVKPNQPPPPPPPPKVDQVKFTKPVVAKAEEVTEDPPKIEELKDKKVGSETIKGDPDAVLTVDEPVGTGTAAVVEEDNQVYNTAGIEVKPDFPGGIEKFYKFVGNNYKTPEEEGLKGKVYVTFVVEKDGSLTDIKVLRDIGYGTGAEAIRVLKKCPKWTPGEQNGKKVRVLYSLPITIQSAE, encoded by the coding sequence ATGAAATTAGATATTATAAAAAATCAGTGGCTTGATATCGTATTCGAAGGACGTAATAAGATATATGGTGCATATGAGTTAAGAAAATCGAATAATAAGACTACTGTTAGAGCTCTTATTATTGGTTCGATCATTTTTAGCTTTGCTGTAGCAGCTCCTCTTATTGCAAGCTTTTTACCAGATTCTAGTGAAGATGATGTGAATAACAATGTTAAGATCGCTACAGTAAAACTACCTCCTAAAAAAGAGGAAGTGAAACCTAACCAACCGCCACCACCACCACCACCGCCAAAAGTGGATCAGGTGAAGTTTACAAAACCAGTGGTTGCTAAGGCTGAAGAGGTTACTGAAGATCCTCCGAAAATTGAGGAGCTTAAAGACAAAAAAGTTGGTTCTGAAACTATCAAAGGAGATCCGGATGCAGTTTTAACTGTTGATGAGCCAGTAGGTACTGGAACTGCTGCAGTAGTAGAAGAAGATAACCAAGTATATAACACAGCTGGTATCGAAGTAAAACCAGACTTCCCTGGAGGAATTGAGAAATTCTACAAATTCGTAGGAAACAATTACAAGACTCCGGAAGAAGAAGGTTTAAAAGGTAAAGTTTACGTTACGTTTGTAGTTGAAAAAGACGGTTCATTAACCGACATTAAAGTTTTAAGGGATATCGGTTACGGTACAGGAGCAGAAGCAATTCGTGTTCTTAAAAAATGTCCAAAATGGACTCCCGGCGAGCAAAATGGTAAAAAAGTTAGGGTTCTTTACTCTCTTCCTATTACTATTCAATCTGCAGAATAA